The Microcoleus sp. FACHB-831 genome window below encodes:
- a CDS encoding F0F1 ATP synthase subunit gamma, which yields MANLKAIRDRIQSVKNTKKITEAMRLVAAAKVRRAQQQVLATRPFADRLAQVIYGLQTRLQFEDVDLPLLKQREVRSVGLLVISGDRGLCGGYNTNIIRRAEARAKELKAEGLDYKYVLVGRKATQYFQRRTQPIDATYTGLEQIPTAAEASMIADELLSLFLSENVDRIELVYTKFVSLISSRPVVQTLLPLDRQGLEAADDEIFRLTTKGGNFEVTRDKVTTPVEAFPRDMIFEQDPAQILDALLPLYLNNQLLRALQESAASELAARMTAMNSASDNAKELIGSLTLTYNKARQAAITQEILEVVGGAEALQG from the coding sequence ATGGCTAATCTCAAAGCGATCCGCGATCGCATTCAGTCGGTCAAAAACACAAAGAAAATAACTGAGGCGATGCGACTGGTAGCAGCTGCCAAAGTGCGCCGCGCCCAACAGCAGGTACTTGCTACTCGCCCATTTGCCGACCGTTTGGCTCAAGTTATATATGGTCTGCAAACCCGTTTGCAGTTTGAAGACGTAGATCTTCCCTTGCTCAAACAACGGGAAGTGCGGTCGGTTGGGTTGCTAGTAATTTCAGGCGATCGCGGACTGTGCGGTGGCTACAACACCAATATCATCCGTCGCGCCGAAGCCCGCGCCAAGGAACTCAAAGCAGAAGGACTGGACTACAAATATGTACTGGTCGGTCGCAAAGCCACCCAGTATTTCCAGCGCCGCACCCAGCCAATTGATGCCACATACACCGGACTGGAGCAAATTCCTACCGCAGCAGAAGCATCGATGATTGCTGATGAACTGTTGTCCTTGTTCCTATCAGAAAACGTGGACAGAATTGAGCTAGTCTACACCAAATTTGTATCGTTGATTAGCTCTCGTCCTGTCGTCCAAACATTGCTACCTCTAGATCGGCAAGGACTAGAAGCAGCTGATGACGAAATCTTCCGTCTCACAACCAAAGGCGGCAATTTTGAAGTAACTCGCGATAAAGTCACAACCCCTGTCGAAGCATTCCCCAGGGATATGATTTTCGAGCAAGATCCAGCGCAAATTCTGGATGCTTTGTTACCCCTGTATTTGAATAACCAGTTGTTGCGTGCATTGCAAGAGTCAGCAGCTAGCGAACTCGCAGCGCGGATGACAGCAATGAACAGCGCCAGCGATAACGCCAAAGAATTGATTGGAAGTCTGACGCTGACTTATAACAAAGCGCGTCAAGCAGCAATCACTCAGGAAATTCTCGAAGTCGTCGGCGGTGCCGAGGCACTACAAGGATAG
- the atpA gene encoding F0F1 ATP synthase subunit alpha has translation MIAIRPDEISNIIRQQIEQYDQEVKASNVGTVLQVGDGIARIYGLEKVMAGELVEFEDGSVGIALNLEEDNVGAVLMSDGRQIQEGSTVKATGKIAQVPVGDAMLGRVVDALARPIDGKGDIQTTESRLIESGAPGIIERRSVYEPMQTGITAIDAMIPIGRGQRELIIGDRQTGKTAVAVDTILNQKEENVVCVYVAIGQKASTVAQVVGILQERGAMDYTIVVNASANDPATLQYLAPYTGAALAEYFMYKGKATLIIYDDLSKQAQAYRQMSLLLRRPPGREAYPGDVFYLHSRLLERAAKLSNELGEGSMTALPIIETQAGDVSAYIPTNVISITDGQIFLSSDLFNAGLRPAINAGISVSRVGSAAQTKAMKKVAGKLKLELAQYDDLRAFAQFASDLDKATQDQLARGQRLQELLKQSQYSPLSVAEQVAVVYAGLNGYLDDIAVDKAASFAKGLRDYLKTSKPKYGEILRKEKQLTDEAEGLLKEAIAEYKKTFLVSA, from the coding sequence ATGATCGCTATCAGACCAGACGAAATTAGCAACATTATTCGGCAGCAAATTGAGCAGTACGACCAAGAAGTTAAGGCTTCCAACGTTGGAACCGTTCTTCAGGTAGGAGACGGCATTGCTCGGATCTATGGCCTGGAAAAGGTCATGGCTGGAGAACTTGTAGAATTTGAAGATGGCAGCGTTGGCATCGCCCTGAACTTGGAAGAAGACAATGTGGGCGCGGTGCTGATGAGCGACGGTCGCCAAATCCAAGAAGGTAGCACCGTCAAGGCGACTGGCAAGATTGCTCAGGTGCCTGTGGGAGACGCTATGCTCGGTCGCGTGGTCGATGCTCTGGCTCGTCCAATTGACGGCAAAGGAGACATCCAAACAACTGAATCGCGTCTTATTGAATCAGGCGCACCTGGGATTATTGAGCGTCGCTCGGTTTACGAACCGATGCAAACCGGAATTACAGCTATTGACGCTATGATTCCCATCGGTCGCGGTCAGCGAGAGCTAATCATTGGTGACAGACAGACGGGTAAAACCGCAGTTGCTGTAGACACGATTCTCAACCAAAAAGAAGAAAACGTTGTCTGCGTTTACGTCGCCATCGGGCAAAAAGCTTCCACTGTCGCCCAAGTAGTCGGTATCCTGCAAGAGCGGGGAGCGATGGACTACACGATTGTTGTTAATGCTAGCGCCAACGACCCAGCAACACTACAATATCTGGCTCCTTACACGGGTGCTGCTTTGGCTGAATACTTTATGTATAAAGGCAAAGCCACGCTGATTATCTACGATGACCTCTCCAAGCAGGCTCAAGCTTATCGCCAGATGTCATTGCTGCTGCGTCGTCCACCAGGACGGGAAGCTTATCCTGGAGATGTGTTCTATCTCCACTCCCGTTTGCTGGAGCGTGCGGCTAAGTTGAGTAACGAACTAGGCGAAGGCAGCATGACTGCTCTGCCGATTATCGAAACGCAAGCTGGTGACGTGTCTGCGTACATTCCCACCAACGTGATTTCGATTACTGATGGTCAGATCTTCCTGTCTTCCGACTTGTTCAACGCTGGTCTGCGTCCGGCAATTAACGCTGGTATCTCAGTATCCCGCGTGGGTTCTGCCGCTCAAACTAAAGCGATGAAGAAGGTGGCGGGTAAGTTGAAACTGGAACTGGCACAGTACGACGACTTGCGTGCTTTTGCTCAGTTTGCCTCGGATTTGGATAAGGCAACACAAGACCAGCTAGCGCGGGGTCAGCGCTTGCAAGAACTGTTGAAGCAGTCACAATACTCGCCGCTGAGTGTCGCCGAACAAGTGGCAGTGGTGTATGCGGGTCTGAATGGCTATCTCGATGATATTGCTGTTGATAAAGCCGCCAGTTTTGCTAAGGGTCTGCGGGACTATTTGAAAACCAGCAAGCCCAAGTATGGTGAAATCCTCCGCAAGGAGAAGCAGCTGACGGATGAAGCAGAGGGACTTTTGAAGGAAGCGATCGCTGAATACAAGAAGACTTTCTTGGTATCTGCGTAG
- the atpH gene encoding ATP synthase F1 subunit delta codes for MKGSMASAEVLEPYAEALMSLAKSQNKTDKIGEDMRSLLSIIKSSEDLQLFLGSPIVKNEQKKAVLQQVGGEQLDPFTINILKLLVDRRRIMFLEGVCQHYLALLRELKQTVLAEVTSAVDLNEAQQQSVRDKVKALTSASEVELDTKIDPDLIGGVIIKVGSQVIDASLRGQIRRIGMHLSSAT; via the coding sequence ATGAAAGGCAGTATGGCAAGCGCTGAAGTCCTAGAACCTTACGCTGAGGCGCTGATGTCCTTGGCTAAGTCTCAGAACAAAACAGATAAGATAGGCGAAGATATGCGCTCCTTGTTGAGCATAATCAAAAGCTCTGAGGATTTGCAGCTGTTTCTAGGTTCTCCAATAGTCAAGAACGAACAAAAAAAGGCAGTATTGCAGCAGGTTGGCGGGGAGCAGCTCGATCCCTTCACCATCAACATCTTGAAACTGCTAGTAGACAGACGCCGCATTATGTTCCTCGAAGGAGTCTGCCAACACTATTTAGCTCTGTTACGCGAACTCAAGCAAACTGTCTTGGCTGAAGTCACCTCAGCGGTGGATCTCAATGAAGCGCAGCAACAGAGCGTGCGTGACAAGGTTAAGGCTTTAACCAGCGCCAGCGAAGTGGAACTGGATACGAAAATTGACCCGGATTTAATTGGCGGAGTCATCATCAAAGTAGGCTCTCAAGTTATAGACGCAAGCTTGCGCGGACAGATCCGCCGCATTGGAATGCATCTGAGCAGCGCCACATAG
- a CDS encoding F0F1 ATP synthase subunit B has translation MGTFLLLATEAAAEAESASHGVGLNTNILETNLINLAIIIGVLFYFGRKFIGNILTERRSKIETAIKEAQAKQKEAAAALSDAQQKLTQAQSEAQRLRAVAEENAKAERERILADAVRDVERLKTTAQQDTNAARERAIAELRQRVAAMAMQQVESQLKSQLNDNTQQQLIDRSIAGLGG, from the coding sequence ATGGGGACTTTTTTATTACTGGCTACAGAAGCGGCGGCTGAAGCTGAATCAGCGAGTCATGGGGTTGGTCTGAATACAAACATTTTAGAAACTAACCTGATAAACCTCGCGATTATTATCGGGGTGTTGTTTTACTTTGGGCGGAAGTTTATAGGTAACATCCTGACAGAAAGACGCTCAAAAATTGAAACGGCGATTAAGGAAGCACAAGCTAAACAGAAGGAAGCCGCTGCTGCACTTTCCGACGCTCAGCAGAAGTTGACCCAAGCCCAATCGGAAGCACAACGGCTTCGCGCAGTAGCAGAAGAAAACGCCAAGGCGGAAAGAGAAAGAATTTTGGCAGATGCTGTTCGGGATGTGGAACGCTTGAAGACAACAGCTCAACAGGATACGAACGCCGCAAGAGAAAGAGCGATCGCCGAATTGCGTCAACGGGTTGCGGCAATGGCCATGCAGCAAGTAGAGTCTCAGCTGAAAAGTCAGTTAAATGACAATACTCAACAACAATTAATAGACCGTAGTATCGCGGGGTTAGGAGGTTGA
- a CDS encoding F0F1 ATP synthase subunit B', with product MTNWTILLAVETAAKEGGLFDLDATLPLMAVQFLILVAVLNAVFYKPLTKSIDDRDNYIRTNLLEGREKLSKAESLTKKYEQDLAETRRQSSAIIAAAQADAQKIAAQKMAEAQAEAIALREQAGKEIEDEKNKAFQSLEQQVDALSRQIVEKLLGPSLVK from the coding sequence ATGACAAACTGGACCATTCTGCTGGCTGTGGAAACGGCTGCCAAAGAAGGGGGGTTGTTCGATCTTGATGCCACCCTGCCATTGATGGCAGTGCAGTTTTTGATTTTAGTGGCTGTGTTAAATGCAGTGTTCTACAAGCCACTAACAAAGTCAATTGACGATCGGGATAACTACATCCGCACCAATCTTCTAGAGGGCAGGGAGAAGCTATCGAAAGCTGAAAGCCTGACCAAAAAATACGAGCAAGATCTAGCAGAAACGCGCCGTCAGTCGAGCGCGATAATTGCGGCAGCGCAAGCAGATGCTCAGAAAATAGCAGCGCAGAAGATGGCTGAAGCGCAAGCAGAAGCGATCGCGCTACGAGAACAGGCAGGTAAAGAGATTGAAGATGAAAAGAACAAAGCATTTCAATCTCTAGAGCAACAGGTAGACGCACTTAGTCGCCAGATTGTGGAAAAACTATTAGGACCATCACTGGTCAAATAG
- the atpE gene encoding ATP synthase F0 subunit C: MDPLVSAASVLAAALAVGLAAIGPGIGQGNAAGQAVEGIARQPEAEGKIRGTLLLSLAFMEALTIYGLVVALVLLFANPFA; the protein is encoded by the coding sequence ATGGATCCATTAGTTTCTGCTGCTTCAGTTTTGGCTGCTGCTCTCGCTGTTGGTTTAGCCGCAATTGGCCCTGGTATTGGTCAAGGTAATGCAGCTGGTCAAGCAGTAGAAGGTATTGCTCGTCAACCAGAAGCAGAAGGTAAAATTCGCGGCACTCTACTGTTGAGCTTGGCCTTCATGGAAGCGCTAACTATCTACGGTCTGGTCGTGGCGCTAGTGCTGCTGTTTGCCAACCCCTTCGCGTAA
- the atpB gene encoding F0F1 ATP synthase subunit A, producing the protein MFMLDGLSVLNSLPLAELEVGKHFYWEVGNLKLHGQVFLTSWVVIAILVIASLAATRNLQRIPSGLQNFMEYALDFIRDLAKTQIGEKEYRPWVPFVGTLFLFIFLSNWSGALIPWRLIKLPEGELAAPTSDINTTVALALLTSLAYFYAGFSRKGLGYFGNYVHPTPIMLPFKILEDFTKPLSLSFRLFGNILADELVVAVLVLLVPLFVPLPAMILGLFTSAIQALIFATLAASYIGEAVEDHGHGEEGHHD; encoded by the coding sequence ATGTTCATGTTAGATGGTTTAAGCGTCCTAAATTCTTTGCCACTTGCTGAATTGGAAGTCGGCAAGCACTTTTACTGGGAAGTGGGCAATCTCAAACTGCATGGCCAGGTGTTTCTTACCTCATGGGTAGTAATCGCCATTTTAGTCATAGCTTCCTTAGCAGCGACTAGAAATCTCCAGCGAATTCCAAGCGGACTGCAAAACTTTATGGAGTACGCGCTGGACTTTATTAGAGATTTGGCCAAAACCCAAATAGGTGAGAAAGAATATCGTCCCTGGGTGCCGTTTGTGGGCACATTGTTTTTGTTCATATTCTTGTCCAACTGGTCGGGGGCACTCATTCCTTGGAGGCTGATTAAGCTACCAGAAGGTGAGCTAGCCGCTCCCACAAGCGACATTAATACAACAGTGGCACTGGCACTGCTAACAAGCTTGGCGTATTTCTACGCTGGTTTTAGCAGAAAGGGATTGGGGTACTTCGGCAATTATGTCCACCCAACCCCCATCATGTTGCCCTTCAAGATTTTGGAAGATTTCACCAAACCCCTCTCTCTCAGCTTCCGTCTGTTCGGTAACATATTGGCTGATGAATTAGTGGTGGCGGTTTTGGTTCTCTTGGTTCCCCTGTTTGTGCCATTGCCAGCAATGATTTTAGGTCTGTTCACAAGTGCAATTCAGGCTTTAATCTTTGCGACGCTGGCAGCATCTTATATTGGGGAAGCTGTAGAGGATCACGGTCATGGTGAGGAAGGGCATCACGATTGA
- a CDS encoding ATP synthase subunit I, producing MNLSDESQTPIPVTPGELSDEVSADSQPNASMQEFYQLQQSLLLVTIVLTGIIFICVWIFYSLNIALNYLLGASTGVVYLRMLAKDVERLGGEKKRLGSNRLGLFIGLMVVATQWQKLQILPIFLGFLTYKAALIIYVLRTSLVPNTK from the coding sequence GTGAATTTATCAGACGAATCTCAAACACCCATACCAGTAACGCCGGGAGAGCTATCTGACGAAGTATCGGCAGACAGCCAACCCAACGCTTCCATGCAAGAGTTTTACCAACTACAACAATCGTTGTTGCTGGTAACAATTGTTTTGACCGGGATTATTTTTATCTGTGTATGGATTTTTTATTCCCTCAACATTGCCCTGAATTATTTGCTTGGGGCGTCCACTGGTGTGGTTTACTTGAGAATGTTGGCTAAAGATGTTGAGCGACTGGGCGGCGAAAAGAAGCGTCTTGGGTCTAATAGACTCGGGCTTTTTATTGGGCTGATGGTAGTAGCTACACAGTGGCAAAAATTACAAATTCTGCCCATTTTTTTGGGATTTCTCACTTACAAAGCCGCGCTCATCATATACGTGCTGCGAACTTCTCTCGTGCCTAATACCAAATAA
- a CDS encoding fasciclin domain-containing protein, which produces MKTGIHLLIGVLGLTSIISLPAIAQPTRVEDFFNSVPGRGNETFGPLNQTGDEQAPSYNRASDSRQMTTAANSTLLDRAASNNQFKLLAMAVQAAGLSDTLKGEGPFTIFAPTDKAFAALSPQTVDKLLNPENRDLLRQVLAYHVVRGKVTSSALKSGQIETLAGKTVAVQVNSSGGVTVNNANVTQPNISASNGVIHAIDQVILPPQIQAQIDSAPATQKTNPAL; this is translated from the coding sequence ATGAAGACTGGAATTCACTTACTAATCGGCGTTTTAGGATTAACCTCTATCATAAGCCTACCCGCGATCGCTCAACCGACCCGCGTCGAAGACTTCTTCAATAGTGTCCCAGGAAGGGGTAACGAGACTTTTGGCCCCCTCAACCAAACTGGAGATGAACAAGCCCCTAGCTATAATCGGGCGAGCGATTCCCGCCAAATGACGACAGCAGCAAACAGCACCCTGCTAGATCGAGCCGCAAGCAACAATCAGTTCAAGCTCCTCGCTATGGCTGTGCAAGCGGCAGGCTTGAGCGACACTCTGAAGGGAGAAGGGCCTTTCACGATTTTTGCCCCTACGGATAAAGCCTTTGCAGCGCTCTCACCCCAGACAGTAGATAAGCTACTAAACCCCGAAAATAGAGATTTACTGCGTCAGGTGCTGGCTTATCATGTAGTTCGCGGTAAAGTTACATCCAGTGCTTTAAAAAGCGGACAAATCGAAACTTTAGCTGGCAAAACAGTGGCAGTACAAGTTAATAGCTCTGGTGGGGTGACAGTTAATAATGCCAATGTGACTCAACCAAACATCAGTGCAAGTAACGGGGTCATCCACGCAATTGACCAAGTGATTCTACCACCACAGATTCAGGCTCAGATAGATTCAGCACCAGCAACTCAGAAGACAAACCCAGCCCTGTAA
- a CDS encoding bifunctional 2-polyprenyl-6-hydroxyphenol methylase/3-demethylubiquinol 3-O-methyltransferase UbiG, giving the protein MEINQNTTSAVQRLYDTYPFPPEPLLDSPPPGYNWRWNWLAAYSFCTGQKPQKQDIRILDAGCGTGVGTEYLVHLNPHAHVTGIDLSSGALAVASERCQRSGANRVEFHHLSLYDVAQVPGEFDLINCVGVLHHLPDPIRGIQSLAPKLAPGGLMHIFVYGEQGRWEIQLMQKAIALLQGDKRGDYRDGVKVGRQIFASLPEDNRLVKREKERWSLENQRDECFADMYVHPQEIDYNIETLFELIDASGLEFIGFSNPKYWQLERLLGKNPELMERAQGLSDRERYRLIELLDPEAVTHYEFFLARPPLTKVDWSHERALLSAIPDRNPCMDGWPSRCLFNYDYQIVNLSESEFEFLQVCDANSEKRRTVEEILTDVPVGLTGVRSLLDQQLIMLTPS; this is encoded by the coding sequence ATGGAAATTAATCAAAATACTACTTCTGCCGTTCAGCGGCTATACGATACTTACCCCTTTCCCCCAGAACCGCTACTGGATAGCCCACCTCCAGGGTACAACTGGCGTTGGAATTGGCTGGCTGCTTATAGTTTTTGCACTGGGCAAAAACCGCAAAAACAGGATATCCGCATTTTGGATGCTGGATGCGGCACTGGCGTGGGAACAGAATATTTGGTTCACCTCAATCCTCACGCGCACGTCACTGGTATTGACCTGAGTTCTGGTGCTTTGGCTGTGGCATCTGAGCGATGTCAGCGTTCCGGAGCCAATCGAGTCGAGTTTCATCACCTCAGTCTGTACGATGTGGCGCAGGTTCCGGGTGAGTTTGATTTGATTAACTGTGTAGGAGTGCTACACCATTTGCCCGATCCAATTCGGGGGATTCAGTCTCTAGCCCCTAAGCTAGCGCCTGGGGGATTGATGCACATTTTTGTCTATGGTGAACAGGGACGCTGGGAAATTCAACTGATGCAGAAGGCGATCGCTCTCCTACAAGGTGACAAGCGCGGCGACTACCGCGATGGTGTTAAAGTAGGACGTCAGATATTTGCTTCTTTACCAGAAGATAATCGGCTCGTCAAGAGGGAAAAAGAACGCTGGTCGCTGGAAAATCAGCGCGATGAGTGCTTTGCCGATATGTACGTTCATCCCCAAGAAATTGACTATAACATCGAGACGCTGTTTGAATTAATTGATGCTTCTGGGTTGGAATTTATCGGTTTTTCTAATCCCAAATATTGGCAGCTCGAAAGACTTTTAGGGAAAAATCCAGAATTGATGGAAAGGGCGCAAGGGTTAAGCGATCGCGAACGTTATCGCTTAATTGAATTATTAGATCCCGAAGCAGTCACTCACTATGAGTTCTTTCTGGCACGTCCACCGTTAACTAAAGTAGATTGGTCGCACGAACGGGCGCTTCTCTCAGCGATTCCAGATCGCAATCCTTGTATGGACGGATGGCCTAGTCGTTGCTTGTTTAATTACGATTATCAAATTGTGAATTTGTCCGAATCTGAGTTTGAATTTCTGCAAGTTTGTGATGCCAACTCAGAAAAACGTAGAACTGTAGAAGAAATTTTGACAGATGTGCCAGTAGGGTTAACAGGCGTGCGATCGCTCCTCGACCAGCAGCTAATTATGCTGACACCAAGTTAA